GTGATTTTGTCCAAAGGCACTTTGCCTTTTTTCCCTTTGGGACTTTTGCTTTTCCCGGGTTTTTTACAAGACTTGCTACCGGGTTTGTTGCAGGTGGCGTTGTTTTGCTGTTGCTTTTCATTCATAGTTTCTGACAACATCACCGCGAGATCGTTGACATTTTTCATGATCTTACCCTGATGGGCAGATGCTTGCTGGCTGTGTCTTTTTTCGAGAAATCCAAGCGTCTTTTCAAAATTGTCGTTTATTTCATTGACCTTTTCGGTCACATAACTCTCTATTTCTACAACCCTCTTGCTCAAGGCATCCAATGAATCCTGAACAAGTCTGAAATTGTCTTTTAGTCTAAACTGTTCGCGCACATAAGCCACATAGGCAGGTGTTTGCGCCGGGGTTTTTTCAAAGTTTTTGATGAGATTTTCCTGATCATAAGAAAGAACCACCAGATTTTCGAGCAATTGACGCAATGCTTTGATGTCTTCCTCCTGCTCCTCTTCTTCACTGTCCTGCATTTGTTGTTCCATTTGATCGGCCATCTCGTTCATCTTGTCAGCACCTTTCTTTTGTTCTTTACCTGCACCCTGGTTGTCATTCTTACCGATCTTCTCTTTTGCGTCTTTCAGGTTCTGCTCTGCTTCTTTGGCATTCTCCTTTTGATCTTCGATCTGCTTAGGTCTTTCAAGCTCTTTGTTTTTCTCCTGAATTTCTTCCTGTTTTTTCTTCAGCTCATCAAATTTTTTGTTGATGTCCTCTTGCTGTTTGTTGAGTTCTGAATTTTCTTCAGATTTATTTTCTGTTTTCTCTTTTAGCTCTTCCTGCTTTTCAGCCAGCTCTCTCAATTCATTGATCTGATCTTTGATTTGCTTTTCAAGTTCAAGTTGTTTAAAAAGTTCGAGCAATCTCTCCATTTGCTTTTCCATGTTTTGGCCCTTGTCTTCAAACTGCTCTGTCATCTGGATGGCCTGATCTTTGTTGAGTTCCTGCATTAGTTGTTGAATCTGGTTCATCAACTGCTGCATTTCATTTTGCATGTTTTGATTGAAAAGCTTCTGAAGATTCTCCTGCTTTTCTTTGAGTTCATCATCGGGTTCGCTAAACTGTTGTTGTTTTTTCAGATTTTCGTCAAACTTCTTTTTGGCTTCATCCCATTTCTTCTGAATGTCCTGCTGTTGTTCCAGCATTTTGTCGAGATCTTTCTTGTTTTGCCATTCCAAATCCTTTTTCTGACGAAGTTTGTCTTTATAATCCTTCAGCTTTTCCTGAAGCTTGCGGGCATCTTTCAAAGCATCTTCCAAATTCGATTTGATGTCTTCGTTGTTTTTGGTTTCTTGTTGGGCCAGTTCTTCTTTTGTAGCCATGTTAAATTCCATCACAGAACTCTTTGAGGACTTGCTTCCATTCACCCCATCGTTGTCCCACACTTCAAAATAATAACTGAGTTTATCTCCGGGTACGAGTTGCATTTCTTCAATGTCTAAAATGTAACGGAAGGTGGCTACCTTGTTGCCGTCAAATTTAAGCGGGATACTTTTTAATGCTTCCGCTTTTCCGGTCTTGTTGATTTTTTGAAAGTTAAAACTCAGATTTTTCAAACCGTAGTCATCGGATAGCTCTCCCGCAAAATATTTCACATTGGCATTGCTGCTGTCTTCAAAAGATTCCAACTGAATCAATGGGTACTGATCCGGAATGACACTGATTTGGTATTGCACAGAATCCGGTGCCGGCATTTTCCGGTTGTTGAGGTAAAGCGTATAACTTTGGTCTTTCAGCGCTTTTAGCTGGTGGTGAAATTCCGATTCTGTTCTACGGGACAGCTGCACCAAATTGGGAGAATTGGAGAATCGGATGGAAAGTTCGTCCGTGTGGTCTGCCAAAAAGTCCCAGCTGATCTTTGTTCCGGCAGGAACCACCAAACCACCTGTGTTCTTAAGCGTCTCTGCCTTTCTGCCGATATAGGCCGGATAATCAAGTTTTGTTTCAAAGGCAGTGATCTGTGGTTTTAAAATAACCTCCAGTTGATGCTCGTCAGTGCTTACATCCCCAGAAAAGATACGAAACGAGGTGTTTTTTACTACATTGCTAAAGGTATAGCTGTATTCATGATTGGTCTCTTTGCGAAGTCGGTATTTAAAGTGATCCACTTCGATGTAAGCATCAGCAGGCAAGTATTTTCCTTCTACTTTTATTTTTAGATCGAATTGTCCGTTCTGCAGGACTTCCAACTTTTCGTTTTGAACAATAAACTGAAAAGCGGCCTCCCTCACAAAATCTACATCGTTTTTGATCAGTCTGGTAGAAGAATCTCTGATCAGGCTGGGTGCAACGAGCAGAATACTGATCAACATCAACAAGGGCAAAATGGCATATCTGAGATATCGTCTGTTTTTGTGAAGATCAATGGCTTTGACAAAAGGAACCGGATGTAATTCCATTGCTTTCTGATGGATACTCGCCTCAATTAATGTCCTGTCAGAATACTGAACGGATTGGGATTTGAGCTGAAGTACATTGAGAAGTTTGTCCTTGACATCAGTAAAATGTCTTCCTATAATGGTAGACGCTTCCTCATGGCTAATCAACTTTCCGAGTCTGAAATAATGCATCAATGGGCGGAACATCCAATAATAGAGCGTACCGGAACCTATGGTCAAAAAGGAGTAAAAAAGCACTTTGCGGACGCCTTTGCTAAAATAAAACCAGGATTCAAGGAGATTAAATGCAATGAAAACCGCTGTGAGCATACCGGTAAACCAAATCAGCCCTCTCAGAAACTGATTTAAATAATACTTTCTGGTAAATGAATCGATCTTGAGGATCAACTGATCGTAATAACTCTCGTTTTTTTGCATAACCGCCCGTTGAATATGAATTATAAACGTTCCTAAGCCGGGTTTAATTCCAACTGACTGGAATTAATTCCGGTAATTGCTAACAACAAATTGAATGATCGCTTGGTTTATTGGAGGTTTGTCCCAAAACAACAAAAGATAACTTTAGTGTTAAATTTTGTGGTTTGTAAAATCTCAGATACGATCGTCTAGGTATATTGTAAAAAAGAAATATAAATTTGAATATGCGCAAAAACTTATTCCTATTGTGCTTGGCAGCCGCCTTTATCTCCGCGGTCTATGTCCCCAATAATCCTGAATTGGAGCTTACTGCGGCTCCAGGCGAACTGACTTGCATGAAATGCCACAGCGGAGGGAGTTTTAATGGTATGGTCTTATTGGAGGGCATTCCAGATACGGTGGTAGCTGGTCAGACCTATGATGTCAAACTGATTCACCGCTCCAACGCCCGTCGGGCTGGATTCCAGCTAACCAGTCTGGATCCCCAGCATGAACGGATAGGAAACTTGATCCAGGGAACCGGAACGAATGTAGCAGTAGGAAGGACTTTTGGAAGGCAGTACATCCGTCAAACTTCTGCCAGGGTTCTCAACAACGGAGAAACTTCCTGGGATTTCAAATGGAGGGCTCCGGATAGCATGTCTGGTGATAGCATTTACTTTTATTTTGTGAGTCTTGCTGCCAACAGTGACGGCAACAATACGGGAGACAATGTATTATTGGGCAAGCGGCCTTATTTTTATTTCAATCCCACCAGCGGCACACAGAATATTTCTTCAGAATTTAAGCCTATCGTTTTTCCAAATCCTGTTTCACATACCCTTCATATTTCAGGGCTTCCAGAGACCCATGGTTTGGCTGAAATTTTCAATTCCGATGGTCAGTTGGTCAAATCCTTCAAGATAAAGGGGGCACTGGAAGTAAGTCTTGAAGGTTTGATCCCCGGCATTTATCATCTCCGGTTTTCGCATCCACATTTTGTGTGGCAAGATAAATTTATGAAGATTTGATGATGGTTGATCAGGACTAATTTCTTATTTGCCCACCCAAGTATCTCTTGATCTGGTATTTTTCAGCAAGCAAAAGATATTTCTGGTGGAGCGCGAAATCATACAATTTTTTGTCATTTGAAAAGATCGGTTTGGGATCAAGAATCCCGGAATTCCTTTCAAAGATTTCATTTTTTTGAGAAAACAAAGTTGACCATTTAGTCTTTCCATTTGGTGTTGACCAACTACTACTACAACATTTGAAAAATCACACTAACGATAAATCTGACCTTTTTCATTTTCAAAAAATTGGAGCTTGAGCGCATTTCCATCAAATACTCCATAAGATTGATGACTTAGCCAATCTCCCAAATTGATATATCGCGAAAAGCCATTTTTCAATGGGTAATCTATGGGGATATGTCTATGCCCAAAAACAAAATAATCTACCGCGTCTTGTTGTTTGTAATTTTCTACAAAATGGATCAACCATTCACGATCATGTCCCAGGTAGGTTTGAACCATTTCTTGCTGCTCTCTGCTGGTTTTGGAAAAGTAATTGGCCAGCGCAATTCCAAGGTCTGGATGGATCCATCGAAAAAGCCATTGCGCCATTGGATTCCTGAACAATTTTTTTAGCCGCTTATATCCATGATCACCTGGTCCGAGTCCGTCACCATGGCCTATCAGGAATGTTTTTTCTCTTATTTTGATCTTTTGGGGTTCGTGCCAGATCTGGATATTCATTTCCCGGAAGAGGTAATCTTTCATCCACATGTCGTGGTTGCCGGTAAACAAATGGATGGGAATTCCAGCATCGCTCATTTCAGCCAAGACCCCCAAAAGCCGGGTGTGACCTCTCGGCACCACATGGCGGTAATCAAACCAAAAATCAAAAAGATCACCCAAAAGATAAATGGCCCCGGCATCCGTGGCTATGGTTCGAAACCATCGGACAATCAATTTTTCCCTTTCCGCAGAGCTCAATCTTGCGGGGGCGCCTAAATGAAAGTCAGAAGCAAAATATGTTTTCTTCAAAGGCTGTTCAACTTGTAAATCTGGGATCGGCTTCCATCTTTGCTCCGCATTGGCTACAAGTTCTCATTTCTTCTGAATTGTAATATTCTTTAAATCTGGGCAGAAAATCCTTTTCAATATTGGTCAGAGGAAAATAACTTTCATGAAGTTTGTGGTTGCAGTTTTCACAAAACCAAAGCAATCCGTCCTTCTCACCTGCTTTTCGCTTGCATTCGATCACAAGACCAATGGTGCCGGCAGGTCTCATGGGTGAATGTGGGGTATTGGCCGGCAGCAAAAACAACTCGCCTTGACGAATTGGAATATCCACCGGTTGACCCTCTTCCTGAATTCTCAGATTCATATCACCCTCAATTTGAAAATACCACTCTTCTGTCTCATTGTAGTGGTAATCCTTGCGGGCATTGGGACCTGCCACAATCATAACGATGTAATCATCTGATTCTTCATACAGATTGCGGTTACCTACCGGAGGCTTGAGCTCAGCGCGGTGTTGCTCAATCCATTGATAGAGGTTAAAAGGTCTGCGGATAGCCATTTTTGGTCATTTTATGGAAGATTGATTTTTCCGGGATAAAGATAGTTAATTTTGAATTTCCGTGGCCGGCTTGTATTTATTCAGACCTGCATAATAGATCAAACCCCAGCCATCAGCGGCCTTGGAAAATCGACGGATCATGGTCAGGCCATATTTCAGCTCATGGATCCTTTCTTCGATCAATACATCGGCCATCAGATCATATTCTGTTCTGTATTTATCCTTGTCCGGGAAAGCGATTTTTTGAAAACTCCACTGATCCGCTGACCAATAATAGGGTTCGTCACCAATAAATTCGGGATCTGCCTGTTCGGGTAAACCCTGCAATGGAAAAGTGATTCTGGAAATTTGAAATAAACTGTCCTCATGAAATTTGAGATAAAATTCCTTAAAGTCATTTGGCAAATCTTCGAACAACAACATTCCATTGGTTTGTTGTGATTGCTGTGATTCCATGGAGCCTGACTTTCCTTCTGGACCCTTGCAAGAGAAAACCAAAGGGAATAATAAAATAAAAATGTAGGCTTTAATCCAGATGCCTTGCGATAAGCCAAACAAAATCTTCGTGTATTTCATAATATAAATGATAATCTTTTCTCTGATTGGTCCAGCTAAGAGTAGCCGAGCCCGAGCCCTTCAAGCCAAATCCGTCTTTAAAATACAAACGAATTTGTTCTTTAAAATGTATATTCCTCTTACCGTGCGCCTTGTAGACTGCCTCCTTTGCACACCATGCCAAAGTGGCTTCTTCAATGGACAAGGTACCGGTTTGTTTGAAAAAGAGCTGATCCTCAGGATGCAAGAACTTGGGAAGGATGTGAAGCACTTTGGGTAAACAGACTTGCAGATCTATACCGACCTCCCGGATTGACTTCACATAAGAGCTATATCTACCAGAATGCGATATGGAAATTTTGTGAACACCATCTTTAAGCAGCAGTTTACCAAATTCATCCCTGATGATATG
This window of the Saprospiraceae bacterium genome carries:
- a CDS encoding UDP-2,3-diacylglucosamine diphosphatase, with translation MPDLQVEQPLKKTYFASDFHLGAPARLSSAEREKLIVRWFRTIATDAGAIYLLGDLFDFWFDYRHVVPRGHTRLLGVLAEMSDAGIPIHLFTGNHDMWMKDYLFREMNIQIWHEPQKIKIREKTFLIGHGDGLGPGDHGYKRLKKLFRNPMAQWLFRWIHPDLGIALANYFSKTSREQQEMVQTYLGHDREWLIHFVENYKQQDAVDYFVFGHRHIPIDYPLKNGFSRYINLGDWLSHQSYGVFDGNALKLQFFENEKGQIYR
- a CDS encoding 3-hydroxyanthranilate 3,4-dioxygenase, giving the protein MAIRRPFNLYQWIEQHRAELKPPVGNRNLYEESDDYIVMIVAGPNARKDYHYNETEEWYFQIEGDMNLRIQEEGQPVDIPIRQGELFLLPANTPHSPMRPAGTIGLVIECKRKAGEKDGLLWFCENCNHKLHESYFPLTNIEKDFLPRFKEYYNSEEMRTCSQCGAKMEADPRFTS
- a CDS encoding T9SS type A sorting domain-containing protein; translated protein: MRKNLFLLCLAAAFISAVYVPNNPELELTAAPGELTCMKCHSGGSFNGMVLLEGIPDTVVAGQTYDVKLIHRSNARRAGFQLTSLDPQHERIGNLIQGTGTNVAVGRTFGRQYIRQTSARVLNNGETSWDFKWRAPDSMSGDSIYFYFVSLAANSDGNNTGDNVLLGKRPYFYFNPTSGTQNISSEFKPIVFPNPVSHTLHISGLPETHGLAEIFNSDGQLVKSFKIKGALEVSLEGLIPGIYHLRFSHPHFVWQDKFMKI
- a CDS encoding DUF4175 domain-containing protein — protein: MQKNESYYDQLILKIDSFTRKYYLNQFLRGLIWFTGMLTAVFIAFNLLESWFYFSKGVRKVLFYSFLTIGSGTLYYWMFRPLMHYFRLGKLISHEEASTIIGRHFTDVKDKLLNVLQLKSQSVQYSDRTLIEASIHQKAMELHPVPFVKAIDLHKNRRYLRYAILPLLMLISILLVAPSLIRDSSTRLIKNDVDFVREAAFQFIVQNEKLEVLQNGQFDLKIKVEGKYLPADAYIEVDHFKYRLRKETNHEYSYTFSNVVKNTSFRIFSGDVSTDEHQLEVILKPQITAFETKLDYPAYIGRKAETLKNTGGLVVPAGTKISWDFLADHTDELSIRFSNSPNLVQLSRRTESEFHHQLKALKDQSYTLYLNNRKMPAPDSVQYQISVIPDQYPLIQLESFEDSSNANVKYFAGELSDDYGLKNLSFNFQKINKTGKAEALKSIPLKFDGNKVATFRYILDIEEMQLVPGDKLSYYFEVWDNDGVNGSKSSKSSVMEFNMATKEELAQQETKNNEDIKSNLEDALKDARKLQEKLKDYKDKLRQKKDLEWQNKKDLDKMLEQQQDIQKKWDEAKKKFDENLKKQQQFSEPDDELKEKQENLQKLFNQNMQNEMQQLMNQIQQLMQELNKDQAIQMTEQFEDKGQNMEKQMERLLELFKQLELEKQIKDQINELRELAEKQEELKEKTENKSEENSELNKQQEDINKKFDELKKKQEEIQEKNKELERPKQIEDQKENAKEAEQNLKDAKEKIGKNDNQGAGKEQKKGADKMNEMADQMEQQMQDSEEEEQEEDIKALRQLLENLVVLSYDQENLIKNFEKTPAQTPAYVAYVREQFRLKDNFRLVQDSLDALSKRVVEIESYVTEKVNEINDNFEKTLGFLEKRHSQQASAHQGKIMKNVNDLAVMLSETMNEKQQQNNATCNKPGSKSCKKPGKSKSPKGKKGKVPLDKITEGQQKMGEGLKKMQEQMKKGEGKQMSQEFAQMAAEQAKLRKQLQDLEKEKKEQGQGMSKELQEAIEQMNKNERDLVNKRLNNETLKRQQEITTRLLEADKAEREREYKEERKSETGTKIERKLPAGLEEYLKQRQAETEWFQYISPDLRPFYKKLVEEYFNKSRKQG
- a CDS encoding 4'-phosphopantetheinyl transferase superfamily protein produces the protein MPQILHHIDSNETEVRIWRIEEPESFFMDQVEWTSSELDSIRHFQSKRRLEYLASRFLLYKHQPELSPQHIIRDEFGKLLLKDGVHKISISHSGRYSSYVKSIREVGIDLQVCLPKVLHILPKFLHPEDQLFFKQTGTLSIEEATLAWCAKEAVYKAHGKRNIHFKEQIRLYFKDGFGLKGSGSATLSWTNQRKDYHLYYEIHEDFVWLIARHLD